One genomic segment of Centroberyx gerrardi isolate f3 chromosome 4, fCenGer3.hap1.cur.20231027, whole genome shotgun sequence includes these proteins:
- the c2cd4a gene encoding C2 calcium-dependent domain-containing protein 4A gives MWVVEKIRVSVERTNLPLPSAEYSFKIGDIMFGEKVEKPKRISLCPNVITPDNIPEFCIPPTIPSLPEVKSTEHSRAAPIIRVSPCERGSPEREVPWHESFTPHIIQVESVDESPYDNGCSDEETTNADPQSQAALSLPHMAKAQTCYGFCTLLESPHTRRKESLFHSDPGSLALLLPRSRSSTCSRVSPSTSPSSSPSSFSLNALTSRLSPRGYTLNRQGTLDSDTTSSTESSPFSSPLLTRCPAKSSLFKALSHERLLCRNMRKAMVSRNNSLSTDEGSSTDNSPNVMRRASEGLMEGFPSSYSLAPPTFFPMDLTLHRERVMKESMVPIGKDGSLRLSAEYCPDNQRLRVRLISAEGLYALSVDPKIINCSVSLSLVPGKVQKQRSTVIRKSRNPIFNEDFFFDAISEEDLSKRSLRFKVVNKMSTMKRDYLLGDCDLPLSSIVTL, from the coding sequence ATGTGGGTGGTGGAGAAGATCCGTGTGTCAGTGGAGAGAACCAACCTGCCTCTCCCTTCAGCAGAATACAGCTTTAAAATCGGTGACATCATGTTTGGGGAAAAAGTTGAGAAGCCCAAAAGGATTTCCCTCTGTCCCAACGTCATCACCCCTGACAACATCCCAGAGTTCTGCATCCCTCCCACAATCCCGTCCCTGCCAGAGGTAAAGAGCACAGAGCACAGCCGAGCGGCCCCCATTATCAGGGTGTCTCCCTGTGAGAGGGGGAGCCCCGAAAGAGAGGTGCCATGGCATGAGTCCTTCACCCCACATATTATCCAGGTGGAGAGTGTGGATGAGAGCCCCTATGACAATGGCTGCAGTGATGAGGAGACCACCAACGCAGACCCCCAGAGCCAGGCCGCCCTGTCCCTTCCACACATGGCCAAAGCACAGACCTGCTACGGCTTTTGCACCCTGCTGGAGAGCCCCCACACCAGGCGCAAGGAGTCACTCTTCCACTCTGACCCCGGGTCCCTCGCCCTGCTGCTGCCCAGGAGTCGATCAAGCACGTGCTCCAGagtctccccctccacctcgccctcctcctccccttcctccttcagCCTCAACGCCCTGACCTCCAGGCTGTCCCCGAGAGGCTACACCCTGAACAGGCAGGGCACGTTGGACAGCGATACCACCTCCTCTACCGAGTCGTCTCCTTTCAGCTCACCGCTGCTGACCAGGTGTCCTGCCAAGTCTTCCCTCTTCAAAGCACTGAGCCATGAACGCCTGTTGTGTAGGAACATGAGGAAGGCAATGGTGTCCAGGAACAACTCCCTGTCCACAGATGAGGGCAGCTCCACAGACAATAGCCCCAATGTCATGAGAAGGGCATCAGAGGGGTTGATGGAGGGCTTCCCCAGCAGCTACAGCCTGGCTCCCCCCACCTTCTTCCCCATGGACTTGACTCTGCACAGGGAGAGGGTGATGAAGGAGAGCATGGTGCCCATAGGGAAAGATGGCAGCCTGCGACTTTCAGCAGAATACTGCCCCGATAACCAAAGACTACGGGTTCGGTTGATCAGTGCCGAGGGGCTCTACGCTCTCTCTGTAGACCCCAAGATTATCAACTGCAGCGTCAGCCTCTCTCTGGTTCCTGGAAAAGTCCAGAAGCAACGCAGCACAGTCATCAGGAAGAGCCGTAATCCTATCTTCAATGAGGATTTCTTCTTTGATGCTATCTCGGAGGAAGACCTCAGTAAGCGCTCCCTTCGCTTtaaagtggtgaacaaaatGTCCACCATGAAAAGAGACTATCTTCTGGGTGATTGCGATTTGCCTCTCTCCAGCATTGTAACCTTATAA